The genomic region ATTAAGAACTCGTGCAAGGTTAATAGGATGAATTGTGGAAATGGCATACACAGTAGTAGGCTCTGAGGCAGCTACTGACTCcaaaagaatgtattttgtgGGTTACAGTAGCCGGTTGCACGACAGTGCCATGTGACTGTTTAGTAGTTAGTTAAAGAGGGAAATATGACATCAGGTGCTATTGGGAAAGaatggagaaaacagaacaaaagcaagtgaaatGTAGAAATGCATGGTTAAACCACATCTTAAATAGTGTACGCAATTCCAAGTTACCccatttaatttacaaaaggataaattaaaactgaaaagtgtACATACAGAGTAGTAAGGATAGTAAAAGATACAGACAGAACAACTTCCCAGAGAGAACATCTGAACAGAATAGAACTCTGGCTTGGAGAAGAGCTACTTCAGGTTGGAAATGGTGAGTTCAGTGCAGTCAGACGTGACGACATTCAGAAATAACAGGGATCAACTTTCAGCTGTCCCAGTCAAATGATATTAGTGAACAACAGgcttcaaacaagaaaaaaaaaatccttcctttatttctttaaaccaTAGTCTACTGCAATTAAATTTGAGAGCCCAGTTAAGTTTGGTTATCAAAAGTTTATACAATCCTTAAAGCAATTAGAGAAGCACACAAAAGGTAGCTATCAAAAgctattaaatataaaaatatttcagtaaatcGCTGAACTACAGATCTTCATAGGTTTAGAAAGCATTTCGGGGACCTATCGCTACAGACCTACAGTGTTCTTAACACTTATCCCTCAGTACATGCTACTGCCTGTTGTTGAAGACAAGCTACTGAGCGTTACGGACATCTGGGCTGATCATGGATGGCCACACTTCCACTCTTACAAGCACAGAACTCATAAGAAACTACTTAAAAAAAGTCAGCTTTCTAAAGGACAACAGAATGAAGGCCGAGACACAAAAGATATTTCAGTTGAAGGACACTAGCACAAGCATGAATATTAACAAATAATCTATTCTGAAAATtaagagggggggggggaagaaagctCTTAACAAGAGTTTTCCACTTGGAGTAACAGGGAGccaaaaactgcttttgaacaGGACAATAAAGAAGAGATACGATGGTGGAGAGCTGATTTGGATCTGATGTCCCAGAAAATCCCTCTGTTCATATGCTCCCTGTAAGACTGGTCTTCAGCTTCACAGCTGGTAAGATCAAATATTTACCAGTTCAGCGTTATCCCCTCTGAACAGATAAGGAATTCTGGATAAGCCTACTGTTGGGAAATGTGCCGGCGTTACATAAAGTTTTCAATACAAGGGGCTTTTTACCTTTGCCCCTTTCCTCTGGAGGTCCACCTGGAGCATCCATTTCTCTGTGGTCAGAGGTCCCTGGTCCGTCGTGCCAGGGACGTTTACGTGGTGGCAATGAGGCCATGTCCATGCCCTGGAGCGAAGAAGAACGTTCTCTGTTAGCTGGAGAATGCCCGTCATGAGGGTGATCTGGACGAGGACCtgagcatgaaaagaaaaaaaaaacagggtAAGTAATGTTCATCCGATCATCATTCCTCATTTTTGGAGGCAGTCACACAAATTTACATACTTTCCACACTATTTGGCACAcaattttaagttaaaattaCATAAAGCTTCCCCCCCGCCATCCCAGCAGGCAAACAAGCAAACATCAGGTGGATGAGTTGCAAGAAAGCTAAACGTAAAAAGatgatgggaaagaaagaagtgacaGATGTAAAGTATTCttttcagtataaaatatttttttatattttagagACAATCACATCTCCATTTATTCACGTGTCATTTGTGCTCATTTTTCCCATGACATTCTGACACTCAGTTTTGCCCCACAAGGGGTTGCCATTAGTAACACAACTGCAAATACCAACAAGCTGTCAGGCattgcagctgaaaacattgtttttgCAGCCAATAAGAAGGTGCCAtccaagagaaaaattactATCTGCGTTAATatacatctcaaaaaaaaaaccccacgagATATGCTTTAGTCATCCACAGGTGACAACAGGCAGTTCCAGGCTGTACAAGAATTCAACTTAAGGCCACAATAATCTTTTGTTCAGTGAGACAGTTGCATTTACAGCCAGTTAAATTTGTATAGTTAATTGTTTCCTGAATTTAGAAGCCCAAAGAACTACGTTTTGGTTTTCTCATGGTAAAAAACTGGTAACAAGCATATGAGGTACAGGAAAAagatgtgatttaaaaaaaaagaatctactTGTAAGTGGTATATTGTAGAAGTCTAGTCTATTACCTAAAACAAACCTCACGTTTTTTTACCTGGTTCTCTGTTTCCATCCCAGGATTCTGGTTTCCGCCCTCCTTCAAAGCGTGGAAATTCATCTGGAGTAGGAAGTAAACCCTTCCGGCCTCCTGCGCAGTAAGAGATGCAGGGGACAGGAGTGAGAAGAGACATCCTATTCATGAAAATACTGTAGTTTGCCCCAGAAATGTCTTTGCTTCCTTATCCTTGCTTTTCAGTGTAGAAGAATGTTCCTCTCACCTCGAATAGCACCGCGACCTCGTCCCCGAACACCATGGTCCCTTCCTCTTGAGTTTTCATCTGGAGAGTCAAAAGCGTCATCTGGCCCAAAATCTTCGGGGCCAGGAAAGCCGTCTCGCCCCCTGGGTCCCCGGCCCTCATGTCTTGAGGGTCCTGCTCTTCTGAAGCTACAAGAAAGAACATGgtacaaatgtgttttttagGCAGAACTTAGATTGATAAACTTGAGTCAGTTTCACTTTAATAATAACTTATGTCTGTTTTACTTAATACTATAGCACATACAGTTACTAGAATAGGATTTGTAGGTGGAGAAGtgctcattttctgtttttgagcactttgtttattcatttttgtagttttcccttgattttgcttctgttgtgttggtttttcatacaagaaaaatactgtcaaaTATACTGcattcatttaatgaaaaggggcgggggggggaacCCCCGATCAGTGAGTGACGATAGACACAAGGTAAGGTAAGGAAAAGTACAAGTGAATTTCCCTTCTGTGGTGGTCTtactttccccttccctttcttcccttccactTTAGTGAtaaaaacaagctgaaaaaatacaagcaacGATTCACAGCTGTAACAAAATATTCCAGCATCTTATTCCTATTGATATGGGATTCTTTTGCTagaatattctctttttttgttccGTCCTTTTAAGTTTACAGTTTTAACAAATGAATCTAGGCTGCACTTGGCTCTGCGGGGATGATGATTGCTGAACAGCGTGCACAGTGGCATTCTACAACCTGAAGAACAGTTTATCCCACTGCAATAatgcagaattttgttttgcaatttcAGTTATCACACTAAAGTTGATAATTTCCTTCTAGTAAGTACCATGGCATCTTCAGTCATTTGGTATGACTGGGTTCTGCATCTCATCTGAAATGAGTATGGCCCCTCCAGTGTCACACTGGGCTTTTAACGCAGATCTCCAGAAAGAACGGTGCGTAACGAACTGTCACTGCCATCGCAGGTAAGCCTGTCGATGGCCGCATGGGTACTAGCAGTCTGGGGTTTTTACCTGACCAGTTCGAACCCTTGGAGTGCTCGTAAAAGCGCATACACATTCTGCGTATTACTGCAACCCCACAAGTGCGCGCTGGCCCCGGCAGCTGGGATCGTCTCACTTACAGCCCAGCTCCTGTGCCAGCACAGGACAGTGTTTAGGTGGTGCAGGCACAGCGGTTCAGGAGCCCTGGCAGCGCGAGCCCACACTGCTGCCCACCCCTTGGTGCCAGCAGGCGTAATGCCGAGTGCTCTCTGCCCAGTCACACTGATGCCTCCCACCTCCCCTCTTGTCCCAGTTCCACACTGGGCAAACCGTCACCACCATAATACTCAGATGGTGTTGGCTTTGTGCAacatccccttccccagctcatTAACGACACAGTGCATCCTATTACAAGCAAAACTTTAGATacttttatttagaattttaaCAACATTAAccttttaattacaaatttaaatattttaacagtagTCATAACacaatacaatatttttaaacttttacatttttcttttttaattaaaaacaataggTCTGTCTCCACctcccagaaaacaaacacaacacagaGAGGAGGCTGCTGTGCCCGTAGAGGTACAACAGTGGATGGAGGGAGTGCTATGTATGGACAGTGAACCATTTCACATAAACCTGGATgacttgggaaaacaaactgaacagTTTCAGGTACAAATGGTTCAAATAATCACATAGCAATATTGTTTAGCCTTGAAACAGCACAGTCCTCTAGATGGGTTAGAGGGCCTCCCATTTTAATACTGACGTGGTGTGATTCTGCTTAGCTTGTGAATTACCAAGATTTGCAACACCAGGTCCTATGGCTAGCAGAAATAGGGCCTTTCCTTTAGCTTCCAGGCAACGTTATGGACACTGTTTAGCTCTGAAATCTATCATACCTACACCTGACACAGCCACAGCTCCTAACGTTATGTTACGCATATCCTTTTTCACTTATTCGTATCAGTCACGTGTAAAACCCTGCCTTGCATAGGGCTCAGTTCCTGTTTGACTGCTCTCAGATCTTCTTCCTTGAGGCCTAGGACCTTAATATACAGAACTACACACTGTGCAGATTAGCAGGCAGGAAGAGGCAGGTCTCTGCGGTAGAAGCATCATGTTGATGTGCACAGGTAGAGTAAGAACAGGACAGGGATGAAGAGGATGGGAAATTAGAGagaaacacacatacacacacttccCTCTCATGCTTGAGCAAACCAGTTACCATCTAAATTCCAAACCCAGTCAGCTAAATAAGTGGTTGGGATTGTTAAATTCATCTCAGCCTCTGCAGTAAATGGCACCTAATTCACCTTCATTCAAAGGAATTCATCAAGTTCGCAAGCACAACAAGCATTGCATAGCCCTGTGCCCATTCCTTTTAAACCAAACTCGCTGTAAAAACACTTGTACTCTGACAAATAGACTTTTCTTAGTTCAGAAGTCAGATTTACAGGTCACAAAGTTCTTAAACTCTCTTCCTgaaaccctttttaaaaatcatcataAAGTATTTTCCAGTCCCTAAGCATTTCCAGTACAAGATCTGAAAATCTCTACTGAGCTTCTAAAGCATTGTCTGCTGTGTCTTTTAGAATTCCATAATGCAGACCGTTCAGCTTGGATCCTCTctacttttactttttttaaaaatggctttaattgttaccttcttttagttactgttcatttcttttcatactCTTCACACAAAAGGAAGGAACATCTTTACAGAGCTAGGTAGAAAATAGCTAAAAGAGCTGTATAGATGCAAAGTAAAAGGAATGTAAGAAAATGATTAAAAAGGCAACTAAAACACACAAAATTCACATTATGTGGAGACCACAATATATTTGTACAAGTACACGTTCTTATACATATAGAATTGGTGGTCAGTGAGAGGCTTAGACCTTGGAGGCCAAATTTAACTCAGTTGAACTAGCATAAATCTGGAGCAATTTCGATGACAGTTATCTTGCTGACTTAGCGTAATCCCTCCATATTTACATGGGTAACTAGAAGCAAATTCATCCTTTTGTGACTTACTGGGAAATTGTGAGCAATGGCATGGACGTTGCTgtaaattagattatttttgaGTTCTTCACTTGGCATTAAGAAATAagtcagaaagagaaataaaatttctacaAGCAAAACCATGAGAGAAGTCTCAACAGTCCAACAGATGCTGTAGCTCTGTCCCTTATATTTGATAGTAGGATCACTGTTCCTGCTCCTTACAAGTATATTACATCTCATTCTAGAGTCTCTACAGTCATGCTGTAGTTTGTGACTGGAGACAAAGTCTCAAAATCCACTTCTAGTGTTCTCAAAAGTTTGTCACTTTAACCTTCAAGTTTTCTCTCAATTTTCATCAAAACGGTCTCAAATCTTCGTCCTGTGTCACTGGATCTTCTCTACAaatttcctcccttctctttacTTACTGTTTAAAGACACGGAAGCTGCTGTGTACAATGACCAGTTTTCTTCTATTACTGAATGATTTTTATGGACTCTATACTCAGGTATATTAgagttttcatttccttattGGTTTCCAGTTTATAAATCTGAAACAGATAGACTCcttaatgaaaaggaaaccagGAAGAAAGAGTTCCCTCCATTTTACCCTTTAACCCAAAAAAGATGAGTAGAGTTATTCTTACCTCTCATCTCGTCTTCCTCGGAACCGTGCATCCTCAGGATCCCGTGGATATCTATCATCTGAAGGTCTCCGTCCTTCCCAAGCACCAGGAGGCCCACGGTTTGAACCCCCTCCTTCAAATTCCCTGTGAtcaggaggaaagggaggcCCAGGTCCACCTCGTCTCCATTTTTCGTCTTGCAATGGTGGGCCTCCTCTCCCCTCAAATTCCCGTAATCGATGGCCAAATCTCTTATCTGGATGGAAGTCGTCACGGAAGTCATCTGGTCGATCAAAGTCATCATGGAAATCTGGGTGAGGTCCTCGTCTATCTGGCATGCCCCTGCTGTCTCTACCATCACCCCACTCCTGGCCACCTCGAAACAACCCTCTCTCAGGCCCATGCTCAGGACCACCACTGTTCTGGTCGTGCCTTCTATCTGAGAGAGGGCCCATGTGATGGTTTGGTGGACCACGGGAGTCACCTTGAGGGAAAAAATCATAGCAGATTTCTGTAACGTTTTCTAAAAACGCTCTAGGATGCTCTAGTTCGTACAGTTCTACAAAGCAGACACCATACACTtcacatgaaataatttttttgggggggaaaacTTTTCCTCTACATTCCAGCCCAAGCCTATGGAAGCTTTCCTCTCAGCCAAGGCCCtatgctctgctgcagccttttCTGTCTAGAGGCACTGCACTGGAACAGCCTCTTTTAGGAGGATTACCCACAGGAGAACAGACAATATAATTAATTACCTTTATTAAGACCAGGTCCTTGGTTGTGAGGGCCAAGACGACCTtgtcctccctgctgccccagtcCTGGTATCAGTGGTGGAGGACCTGGGTTCTGTCCGTCCTACAAGCATGTAACAACAAAAGCCATGTGAATTTCtatgtgtatttttgcttttaagcatTTCCTAAGGGGGAAAAACcaattttctttacataaaGGCCCATCTGCACAGGCCTTACAACAGAAACAGCTGATTTTCCAGCCTAACTTCTCAGACATTCACATCACTAACACTTTTCAGTCACTGTCCAAGAAACACACCGTTTTATAGGAAACTTAAGTGTTTCCAGGCCTAATATTTCACCTGTAACAACCAAAGATGATAAAGCTCATATTCTAGGAATATTCATGAGGAAGCTATgtatatttctttgaaaaataccaGGTACTGATTTCTATGCAGTTAAAGAGCTGTATGCACCAAAGACTTCCTTTggaaattaacaaaaataaaatgaaaccacgaaaaaaatataattcaagAATGTTGTGACAGGGAGGTCAAAACAGGGCCATAAGAGAACCTCTCTTATAAACCTTTGTAAATTGTTAACATGGAAATATAGGATTTTCGTTTTTGACAGCTggcaaagtttctttttcttaatggtAATTCTAGGATCAAAAGAAAGTACTAATACTTGGCTAATCACCAAGAGACAAGTTGTTAATGGGTCATTAAGCGTTGGCAAGGCTAAAGGCAGAAGCTGCAGTTACCTGCTTTTCTCAAGCAACAACAGCAGAGTGAGCAGAGGTTTGCGTAAGTtatatatactttattttttcttcgGGATCATatatgtatttcattattttctctcttttttggGGGGCATTTTGAAGgataaaataatgttctttacattcagctgctgtcacagaCCCACGGAAGATTTCTACAGGTACCACATTTACACAGGACCCACTATGATAACACTGATCAGGAAACAATGTGGTTGAACCGTCTGATTCTGCCTTTAAACAGCAAAGGTCAGAGAAAAAGTCATCATCTGGGGTTTGTACCTGACTGGAACTAAAAGGGGGCACCTACGTAATTTACACTGTACAAATGGGatccaaacaataaaaatgtatcaCTGTGAACAAGACAGAGTTGAAACTTGCAACATTACTATACAAAATCTTCTTACCTTGACATCActaaagaaaacccaaacaacccaaaacccacaccaGAAAACCCTAAGCAcgtaaggttttttttttcctagacgTGTCTAATATATAAGATTTAGACTTGGACTTCATATTGGCTTGTAAAAAACCCTCCAGACTGCAGGTAGTTTGTAAATACTTAAAAACCTACATTCCATCACTATCACTGTACTCATAATTACACTGCTTAATCTCTCCATGAATCAAAGTTAAACAACTTTCATGCTCCACATTTACCTCTGAGAAacaccacctttttttctggttgcaGAGAAGCAATAAgttcatttctgcatttttgtcatcttgtcttgaaatactggttttaaattaaatatttatattcaacTGCAATATAGGTgataaacacaaaaaaccacacaaatatATACCACAAACATCACATTTGCATAGGGTAATTTTGTAAgggctttggggaaaaaaaaagcaaaataaaaggcCTGGCCCAAtgcctgttaaaaaaaccccaaaatatctTCCTAGTGACCAAATGTTACCATGAATCCAGACTAAATAAATTCCGTGACTAGGCAAGATCCAGCTGTCACAGTGCTGCCGCCATTCTTGACCAAAAACTTGCCATAGTTCTGTGATTTCTCATATATATAGCATATGCTTACCTACAACAAACCTTACTGAGTTTCTGAAATTTACGGCACTAGTGTTTAATGCCAGCAGCAGGGTTTAGCCCTCGCCAAGTGAGTTTCCTGGGTGTTCAGCAAACCCCTCTATTCCAAACAACTCATGCTTTGACCGCACAGGCAGACTGTGCCACACCACCACATTTTCCCATGCCtttgatttcaaaatacattctgGTTCCCCAACCGGGCTggaaactgaaaaccaaaatacGTAGAGCTCAGGAGAGAGTTTTCTAAAAGCTGCAGATGGCCTTGGGTACGCCGGGAGCATCCCACGCCGGCTCCACCACTGGCTCCCGGCTTCCCGGCACGGGCTGCGGCTCTGCACGGGTCAGGGATGCTGGTGCGGCAGCACGCGACTGCTCCACACCACCGGCCACGCAAACGGCATGGTTAGCTCAAGCCAGCCACctgtattaattaaaatgacGCACTGGAAGGGGAAACAATTCTTTGTATTCACCCATAAGCAAAATCTGCTTTCTCCTAAATTAGTGCACAAGCTCCTAAAGTTTGTCTGTGTGGACCAAGAGACCTGGTCCAAAGGATTCGTACCTCACTCAACCAGTAAATGAGAGGAAATTCAGCGTTATCTACCCAGAAGGAATGTAAGAAGATCAAAACTAAACCAGCAATAGCAAAAGAGCTCCAAAGGGATACTGCTAACTTGGGAATATTCTGTTTATCCATCTGCATTTTCATATCAACATGTCTATCTCCAGGATAAGATTGTGACAATCACATCTCAGGCCATTTCCTTCCCATAAACAGTTCTCTCTCCCATTTCACGTTCGCAGCAGGTCTTGCACTCAGTGGGAGATGCACATCTCGCCCGCACCCCGGCAGCaatcccctccctccccatggggagcagaggcagggaacAGTGCTATCTGACGTGCATGTTAACCTTTACAGATGTGTATATATGTTCAGTGTTAATGTCACAAGCTCTTGATAAAGCAGGTATGTATCCAAACGCTCCTGCCACTGAAAAGGAAGGCTTTTTAAAGGGCTTTAAAACTTGAGTTATACAAgtttacagaggaaaaatgtcAAGTTCAGAACAAAAAATGAGCTAAAGCCTGCTGTTTAAAAAACTCACCGATAAGGccttttaaaagagaaacagtaGGAACACTATAATAGTAATTATATTCATATTACAAAGAAGCAAACTATAGCAAACCCGACATTACGAACTCTAAAATCTGTTCATTCTTAAAAGACTTTACCATACTAAAGCTGCACGTGGAAGGAAAAATGGTCAAAAATACCTTGCTTCGTCgttttttaatgtctgtaaTGAATGACTTCAAGATAGCAGTGTTCATTGAAAATAACCAGCCACCTGTCAAAAGCAACTTCCTGAATTTTGTGAAGTGTTGACAGCAGGGTCAGACAAGGACAGCCCCACACACATGTGTAAACATACACAAACTTGGTAATTAttctcaaagcagaaaagcGAGTCTCCCTGAGACAGCAATGAAAAACATTATGCTAGTTCTAGCTAGATAGCTGTGGAACCAGCTCTTGTTTGCTTAACTGTGATGCTTTTGAAATCTCAGCAATAGAGTCACATTAACAGACTTCTGGAGGGACTTATTGCtgatttgtaagaaaaaaaatatattcaaaaccTTCCAGAATTTGTAGTTTAGCCTGCCTCAACGTGAAACAGAATCACTGAGCTAAAGCTCATTTCGATGTCATCACTCACTGTGATTGGTACTGCACTACactatatgcatatatatacatatatatatatgcactaCATATATATACTGCACTAAGGACTGTATGCATACCTCTGCAAAGCTTTAACCAGAAACTACTGAGTCTAGGTTCTAGTCTGCAAGTCTAAGAGTTaactctgtttaaaaaacccccacgCATTTTCCCAAATTGAGTAAgtagaagttttttttttttttcaaacatccTCATCAAAATTCACCCTaaagctgaaaacaagcaagagaAATTTTAAGTAGGGAGTCAGTGCCATGCAAATAGGAACTTGTAAGAGCTAATAAATATGAAACCCTCTGCATTATCCGTGGTAGATCAGAAGGTGGAATAAGCCTGTTACGAACACCGCTGACGAGGGCAGAGCAGGTGGCACGTGGCACTGAACCAGACTTGATCGAAACCTGACTCGATCCCTGCAGAATCAACTGGTGCGTCTATAAGCGACACTCTCCCGTATTCCAGGTCAGCTGAGTGCAGGCACATCGTCGAGCTGGGGAACCCCCCGGGAGCTGAGCGCCGAGGCAGCGCGACACAGGGATGCCCGActggcagcaccagctcagcgcccaccctgccccagctgcgCGAGTGCGACACAGACTGGCCGCCCGCGCTCCCCAGCACACGGCGCAGTAACGAGTCAATGGTGTGCAACGCCCGCCGCCCAGCCCGGGCTCCAGGGAGCACCGGGGCAGCTAACCCACAGTTAAGATTAACCGGAAGTTAAATTCATCCCACAGTTCAGATTAACTGCTCTGGGGCAACGGAGAGTTGGCAATATATTGCTTTAATTAAACATACGAGTTTTCTTACGTTCAGTTTGCTCAAATTCAACTTAGTGCTTACCTAGTACCCAGGAAATTCTCCATTTAAGACAATTCCGTgacttcaaattaaaaaaacctggatCTCCTCTTAGGGTTACAACTTGTCATAGCAGACCGATTTCTGTACCAGTACTACCAATAACCTTTTTCCGACAGTTACCTCTGCTGTTTCCAAACGACCCCACTCTTCCCATCACCCTTTTCCCGATGCCCCAGCCTTGCAGGTACGCCCAACCTCCAGCTTCTCAGCTCTTGCTCTGCATCTCTACCAGGCGCTGTTATCACCTCTCCGTTCTTAACGCTCCTGTTACGCAGACCCACACCTACCTGGTTGAATGGGGGGCGAGGCCCATCACCCAGCAGAGGcgttttctgctgctggaaaggcaGAGGGCCCTGGGAAGGGTGCGGCCCCCTCGAAGGGTTCGGTTGTCCCTGAGGTCCTTGCATGTTTCCTTGAGGCCCTACTAAAGAGCCTTGTGGAGGTCCCTGCTGGCCTTGTGGACCAGGTGGCCCACGCAATTCCTGTGGCGGTCCTAACATTGTACCTTGTGGCGGGGGTCCCTGGAGGCCCCTCATCTCCTGGGGACCATGTCCTAGTAAACCACTTTGCATATGAGGACCTCTCATTTCTTGCGGATGACCCATCATCATCCCTTGTGGAGTAGGTCCCTGGTTATCTCTGGGTCCTGGAGGACCCTGCATCCCTCTTGGATTAAGTCCCATCAAAGGCCCTTGAGATATAGGGCCCTGCATCCCTTGAGATCCTGGAGCTCCTTGCATGCTGTGAGGAAGAGGTCCTTGCATTCCTCGGGGACCAGGTGGCCCTTGCATTCCTTGACTACCAGGGGGACCTTGAGGACCCATGTGACCTTGTGGGCCAGGGGGACCCTGAGGTCCTAAATGAGTCTGAGACCCAGGCAGACCCTGCGGTCCCAAGTGGCCTTGTGGGCCAGCGTTACCCTGTGGACCTGGGGGCCCCATTGGCCCATGAGGGCCAGGATGTCTCTGCATTCCTTGATGTCCGTGTAAATCCTGAGGCCGTGGCATTCCTTGTGGAGGCCCTTGGGGGCCTGGAGGTCCTTGTGGTCCCATGAACCCTTGTGGACCTGCACCTCCTTGGTGTAATGGAGGGCCTTGAGGTCCCATTTGTCCTTGGGGTCCTGGAGGTCTGAACTGTCCTTGTGGACCGGGAGGTCCCATCTGAGGCATATTCATTGGCATCTGCTGAGGTGGAAGGGGCTGCTGAAATCCTTGAGGCATCTGTGACATTGGGCCTTGCCCTGGGAAAGGCTGGGGTCCGTGCAGAGAGCCTCCTGGAGGTGGCGGCTGCACTTGCTCAGCTTGCTTCTGTGCAAGTCTCTCAATCTTCAATTGCTGACCGGAAAAAGTGacccagaaaaatcaaataagcaCAGAGGTATATGGAACAACTAAACATCAGAAGCAATCATCATCTCATTTCTCAGgactttgaaaaacatttagTGCTTTTCTCTTAACTAACAGAAACAGAACTAAAGAGACCCATAAGTCAGTATTAGTTAGGCGAAATGCAGGGGCCTCACGGAAGCTTTTGTAGCATCACGTGTAAAGTCCAATATCCTGTTCtactggatatttttttttaaaaaaggtgaaagCAGTACTGCAAAAGCAAGCTGCACATTTTAGAACTGAGGTCCAAATATATCTCACAGAGCACCACAACCAATTTGCTCCTGTCTTTCCCTACGTACCTCCAGGAGCTGTGGGTTTGTGTACTGAAGTGCTGCCATTTCCTGCTCGATCTCCGCCTGCgtcttctttttctcctccagcttaatatcttcctttctgtcattCAGTGGCTCTGGCGGGGGAGGCAACGGGACTTTATTCTGCATCCATGCCTATAAAGAATAGTAAGCACAAGATGAATTCTGTGGAAGGTGTATGTGACATATTGCTGCGCTGGGAAAGGATAAGCTGGAATGCTGTGTACTATGGATGTTCAGAAGCTAAAAACAATGCTGAATAAAACTTCCGTATTTTATAACATCCTATTTTCCAGGTACAGATACAAAATCTAAGGGATTTAACCAAGTGTTTTATGCTTAAATGGTTATTTAACTATGGTGGCAAATTACTTTGCACTGGGTGCTGATGTAAAAGAGCTGATACTGGAAATCCAAAGCATTTCAACAGCCACATACTTTGTAAAGTTGGGAAAACAGCAAGTTGCT from Falco rusticolus isolate bFalRus1 chromosome 13, bFalRus1.pri, whole genome shotgun sequence harbors:
- the WDR33 gene encoding pre-mRNA 3' end processing protein WDR33 isoform X3; amino-acid sequence: MATEIGSPPRFFHMPRFQHQAPRQLFYKRPDFAQQQAMQQLTFDGKRMRKAVNRKTIDYNPSVIKYLENRVWQRDQRDMRAIQPDAGYYNDLVPPIGMLNNPMNAVTTKFVRTSTNKVKCPVFVVRWTPEGRRLVTGASSGEFTLWNGLTFNFETILQAHDSPVRAMTWSHNDMWMLTADHGGYVKYWQSNMNNVKMFQAHKEAIREASFSPTDNKFATCSDDGTVRIWDFLRCHEERILRGHGADVKCVDWHPTKGLVVSGSKDSQQPIKFWDPKTGQSLATLHAHKNTVMEVKLNLNGNWLLTASRDHLCKLFDIRNLKEELQVFRGHKKEATAVAWHPVHEGLFASGGSDGSLLFWHVGVEKEVGGMEMAHEGMIWSLAWHPLGHILCSGSNDHTSKFWTRNRPGDKMRDRYNLNLLPGMSEDGVEYAPGDDLEPNSLAVIPGMGIPEQLKIAMEQEQMGKDESNDIEMTIPGLDWGMEEVMQKDQKKVPQKKVPYAKPIPAQFQQAWMQNKVPLPPPPEPLNDRKEDIKLEEKKKTQAEIEQEMAALQYTNPQLLEQLKIERLAQKQAEQVQPPPPGGSLHGPQPFPGQGPMSQMPQGFQQPLPPQQMPMNMPQMGPPGPQGQFRPPGPQGQMGPQGPPLHQGGAGPQGFMGPQGPPGPQGPPQGMPRPQDLHGHQGMQRHPGPHGPMGPPGPQGNAGPQGHLGPQGLPGSQTHLGPQGPPGPQGHMGPQGPPGSQGMQGPPGPRGMQGPLPHSMQGAPGSQGMQGPISQGPLMGLNPRGMQGPPGPRDNQGPTPQGMMMGHPQEMRGPHMQSGLLGHGPQEMRGLQGPPPQGTMLGPPQELRGPPGPQGQQGPPQGSLVGPQGNMQGPQGQPNPSRGPHPSQGPLPFQQQKTPLLGDGPRPPFNQDGQNPGPPPLIPGLGQQGGQGRLGPHNQGPGLNKGNLKEGVQTVGLLVLGKDGDLQMIDIHGILRMHGSEEDEMRASEEQDPQDMRAGDPGGETAFLAPKILGQMTLLTLQMKTQEEGTMVFGDEVAVLFEEAGRVYFLLQMNFHALKEGGNQNPGMETENQVLVQITLMTGILQLTENVLLRSRAWTWPHCHHVNVPGTTDQGPLTTEKWMLQVDLQRKGAKDEEIQDRHRGHQNLGGLVL